Below is a genomic region from Methanococcus vannielii SB.
CTCTTATAATCTGTTCCATTTTTCCACCCCACATTTAATTTAATTTTATTCTTAATTTACTTTTGCTTTGATTTAATTATCCTGACTAACATGGCTACTTTTAATACTTTATTCTTTAGTTTTTTATATGTCCTTTTCTAAATATCTTTTAAAATATCTTGGAGATTTTAAAATGTTAAAAACAAAACTTTGGAACATCGAATTTAAAAATCCCGTGTTTTTAGCAGCGGGCGTTATGGGTGAAACTGGAAGCGCTCTAAAAAGAATGGCTAAAAATGGTGCAGGTGCAGTTTGCACTAAGTCTGTTGGAATTGAAAAAAAGGAAGGACATAAAAATCCAACAATGGTTGAAGTTGAAGGCGGATTTTTAAATGCAATGGGTTTACCAAACCCGGGAGTAGAAGAGTATATCTTAGAACTTGAACGGATAAAATCAGAAATGAAAAGAATGAATGTAAAAATTATTGGTTCAATATATGGTAAAAATGAAACCGAATTTCAAAAAGTTGCTGAAAATTTAATACCTCATGTAGACGTTTTAGAACTAAATATTTCATGCCCTCATGCAGGCGGAGGGTATGGTTCGTCAATTGGTCAAGATAAATGCCTTTCAAAAAATGTGGTTTCAGCAGTAAAAAGTGTTTCAGATATACCTGTTATCGTGAAATTAACGCCAAATGTAACTGATATAAAAGAAATTTCAAATTCTGTTGTAAATGCAGGAGCTGACGGAATAGTTGCAATAAATACCCTTGGCCCAGGAATGGTTATAGATATAGAATCAAAAAAACCAGTTTTAGCAAACAAATTTGGCGGAATGAGTGGAAAAGCAATAAAACCAATTGCAGTAAAGAATGTTTACGATATATGTTCAACAGTAGAAGTTCCAGTAATTGGCGTAGGGGGAATTACAACCGGATATGACGCTATTGAATTTATGATGGCAGGAGCGTCGGGAGTTCAGGTTGGAACTGGAGTCTATTATCGTGGATATGATATATTCCAAAAAATAAATCAGGAAATTGAAGAATTTTTGAAAAATCGGGATTTAAATTTAAAAGATATTATTGGAATTTCAAGAAAATAATGTATAGTTAAAAAAAAACAGTTAATTTGTAAAAAAATAGGTTAAATAGTATATATCTACGTTTCATCGGTTTTCCATAAAGTATATTTCTAATCCATAGATTTTATATATTAAAAACAAGATATATATACTGAAACTGTTTTACTATTTTGAGAAAACAATTTTTAATTATTTTAACTGTTTTACAACATTAATCAGGTATAATCCGAGGTGGTTATTTGTACAAAATTTTAACAATTTCTGATACCGTAAGAGTTCCGCCAAAAATGTTTGGAACGCCTTTAAACGATAACGTGAAAAGGGTTTTAATGGATAAATACGAAGGAATTCTCGATAAAGATGTAGGATACGTTCTTTCAATAGTTGACATAAATCAGGTAAGTGATGGAAGCATTATATATGGGGACGGTGCAGCTTATCACGAAACAAAATTTGACGTTCTTACATACGTTCCAGAACTTCACGAGGTTGTTGAAGGGGAAATCGTTGACGTTGTTGAATTCGGTGCTTTTATTAGGCTTGGGCCCCTTGACGGTTTAATCCACATTTCGCAGATTATGGATGATTTTGTAAGTTTTGACCCAAAAAGAGAAGCAATTATTGGGAAAGAAACAGGTAAAGTTTTAGAAAAGGGAGATTTTGTAAGGGCAAGAATTGTTGCAGTAAGCTTAAAAGAAGAAAAAAAGAGAGGAAGCAAAATTGCACTTACAATGAGACAACAAAGCCTTGGAAAATTAGAATGGCTTGAAGAACAGGTAGTAAAAAATAAAAAGGAAAAAAATTAGTCAATAATTAGTTATTTTTTACTTTCAATATCTAATGTACTTATTCTGATTTTTTATTTAACGAGGTGAATTGAATGAAGGCATGTTTAAGATGCAAATACGTCACAAAGGACGATACTTGCCCAATATGTGGATTTGATACTTCCGAAAACGTGAAAGGTCTTTTAATTGTTTTAGATCCGAATAATTCAGAAGTAGCAAAAAAAGCAAGAATTGATATTAAAGGAAAATATGTTCTTAGTGTTAAATAATTTTTACATATCGTGAAAATCATGTATATACTCACGGATAAGGTTGCAACCGAGTTAAAAAAGCCTTTTGGAAAAGTATATAAGGAACTTAACAGTATAGAAGGAAAGGTTATTTCTATTGGTGATGTTACTACAAAACATCTTTTATCTAATGGTATTGTACCAGACTTATCAATTTTAGACTTTAAAACTAAGAGAAACGTGCCTGTTGAAATACCTCATAAATTTAAAACTGTTTTTGAGGTTTATAATCCTCCAGGATATATTTCTGATGAAGCCATAGAAAGAATTAAATACCTTTCCACCATAGATGATAGAGACATGGCTTTAATCGTTAAGGGTGAAGAAGACTTACTTACACTTCCTGTAATAAAGTATTTCCCCGAGGATACCTCAGTCATTTATGGACAGCCTGACGAAGGCATGGTAGTTTTAAAGATTACAAAAGAACTGAAACAGAAAATCGAAAAACTTCTAAAAGATATGGAAGAACGGTGATATGATGGACATAAAGATTATCTCAGACAAAAATAACCCGTTATTACACAGAAGGGAAGTAAAATTCTTAGCTACGTTTGACGGCGCTACACCTTCAATTAAAGATGTAAAAGTTAAACTAGTAGCAATTTTAAACGCTAAAAAAGAAATGCTTGTAATTGACACATTAGACCAAGAATTTGGTAAATTGGAAGCAAAAGGCTACGCAAAAATCTACGAAGATGAAAAAATCATGAATACCGTAGAGAAAAAATCCGTTTTGGAAAAAAACAAACTTGAAGAAGCAGCAGAAGTAGCGGAGGAATAATATGGCAGCAGCTAAAGGTAAAAAAGGCGCAAAAGCACCAAGTACAAAAAAATCAGACTACTATAAAGTAGAAGGAAACAGTGTAACAAGAACGAAAAAAGCATGCCCTAAATGTGGTGCAGGTGTATTCATGGCTGAACACTTAAACAGATACGCATGCGGAAAGTGCGGATTTTTAGAATACAAAAAGAATGAAAAAACTGAAGAACAAGAATAATTTTCTTTTTATTATTCTTTTTTAACTTAACTAATTTTTGACTGAAAAACGATTTTTAAATTTTTTAGATTTTTTTAAAAAAAGAAATGTATATAAATGTAAATTAAAGTTATTTATGCATTTTTATTACTCGTGTTTAGTACCTATTTTCTAAAAACTGTTTTAACGCAGATTCAACATCTTTTAGATCTGTATGATGGAGTTTAATTCTATTTGAAAGTGCATTTATACTTTTTTGCCCCATATTAATGAAAATAACTGCATCTACATTTTCAGAAAGTAGTGTTTCAATAGTTGAACCATTTCCAGCAGTATGTTTCTGCCCCCCATCATGGCCTTCACAAGGGGAATTTTCTATTTTTTTAGCATTTATTACTTCTTTGTTTTCGTTTATTTCAAAAATGGTGAAAAAAGGAGTTTTACCAAAGTGCGAGCAGATTTTATTTTCAATTGTAGGTATTGCTATTTTCAAATTATCGCCTTGTTAATTTTTATTATTGTATTCCAAATTTTCTTCCGCCACGGAACTGGGATCCAGAACCCCTGAATGAATTCATTCTTCTCGCATCTATTATTTTTTCATCTTTAAGCATTTCTTTTGATAATTTATCTAATTCTTCCTCAGGTACTTTTAATCCAGTCTCCTTTTTAATTACATGTTCAATTTCTTCAGAGCTAAGTACCATTCTAAGAAGTCGCCTTATTCCCGTACCGGAATATCTGGCATTACCAAATAATTTTTTACATATGCAGTTTTTATGCATTCTAAAATCCATTTTATCAACCTTTTCATCAATGATAATTTATGCACATATGTGCATAATTATTCTATTGGATAACTAATATATAAAATCTTTGCTTTTACGTGAGTAAATATTTTTGAGAATAATAATTATAGTATAATTTTTGAATGTAATTTATTCCACATACCCATAATTGCAAGTCCTGTAGGACTTTTTTATAGTTTAAAAGAGGAATTCCTTCTGAAATGATCTAATGACAGTACTTCCTGAAGTGATTTAATGACAGTATTATCGAATAGAATTTTTCTAAGAACTTCAAAACCGGATTTTTCACAATAATCTATGATTTCCGTGATTTTTTCAGGATTTATGTCGTATTTGTTTACTATCACGTAGCATTCGATTTCAAAATATTTTAAAAGATCTAAAACCCGCACCAAATCATCAAGGCCAATTTTTTGGTTCAGTTACTAATAATGCATAATCACAGCCCGTAACTGACGAAATTACGACATAACCAATTCCCAGAGATCCGTCAATTAATATCGCCTCTCATTTAATATTTTTTAAAGCATTTTTTCTAACTTCAGTTACGATTTTTCCTGCACACTCTGCCCCAATGTTTAAGTTCGTATAAGATAAAACCTTTTTTCAATTTTACCACTGAAGACTATTCCGGTAAATTATTTAACCAGTGTTACATTGAAGGGGTTTTTAGGTGTAATTATTTCTTTCAATTCATTTTTTTCAAATAATAGGATGTTTTCAAGAACCGTATTTCCAATGCCTTCATAAATTGATATTTTTTTCATCAAACTTCTATTTTCACATTTGGCCCGATATTTCCGCTTATTACTACATTAATACCTTTGGAAAGTACGGCTTGTGACGCACCAATTCCCGCACCGTGTGCGGAATCTCTTTTTAAGTTATCCAAGGTTTCAAATTCTTTAGTTTCTGTATCATAAATTATAAAATATGGGCTTCTTCCAAATTTCTGTTCAAAACCGCTTTCAAATGAGTTTCCGGTACTTGTTACACATATTTTCATTTTTTTCACCATTTTTATCAATACTTTTAGCTTATTTGAAAACTATATATAATTATCCCCATATGTGCGATATGTATTTAGTAGTTGAAGAAGTATTATGGCCTAATCGCATAGTGATATACTTTATCCATTTAATACTTAAAATGCTAAAAAAATAATATTTTTTAAATTTATTTTTACTTATTATTTTTTAATCCAAGGACGCTTAAAGTTCTTACAATATCTGTTTTTGAAATTATTCCTAAAGTTTTGTCATTTTCAACCACATAAACCCTATCGGCTTTACCCATTCCCCTTAAAAGCTGATTTAAAGCTGCATTTGGAGGCACCATTACCGGAGGTTCCATTAAATCCTTTATTTTATCAGATTTTTGGGCTGAATTGAGTTCGTTTATTGTAATGGTACCTACAATTTTTTCATCTTCAACTACTGGATATCCTAAAAACCTGTGTTTTAGCATTAAATTTAAAACGTCGTCCACAGTTTCGTTTGAATTTACATATATAATATTTTTAGACATTATATCTTTTGCAGATACATTTTCAAATAATGTATTTGCAACGAGGGCACGGTATTCTTGCGATGCTCCAAAATAGATAAAAATAGATATTAAAACTAAGATTACATTGAAATTTATCAATCCAAATAGTAAAAGCAAGAGTGAAAAGTACTGGCCAATGGTTGATGCGATTTTTGTTGCTTTTACATAACTTAAATTTGATAGTTTTGAAATTAATGCCCTAAATACTCGTCCTCCATCCATTGGAAACGCAGGAATTAAGTTGAACAATCCTAAAAGAATATTTAATGCACCTACGGTCTGAAAAAGAGAATAATCTGCTAAAACATAATCTTTTACGCTTGATAGTAAAAGAAGCACGGTACCTAAAACTAAACTTACTAATGGGCCTGAAAGTGCAATCTTTAACTCTCCTTCTCTTGAAATTTCGTCCATCATTGCCATTCCCCCTATTGGAAGAAGCAGTATTTTTTCTATTTTTACACCATACTTTTTTGCAACGTATGAATGCCCTAATTCATGTAAAATTACGGATGTAAACAAAGATACATATAAAATAAATCCTTCAATGCCCCAAAAATAATAAACAACTATTAAAAGCAGTATGAACGTTATGTGAAGTTCAATTGGTATACCCATTATCTTAGCAATTTTAAATGACTGCAAAATTTCCCCTCTTTAAAATGGTTAATATTTTATAGTTATGTAATAAATCCCTTATAAACTTTCACGTATGGCCATTAAACGATAAAGCTAGTAATAGTAATTATGATTTTAGCTTTTATCGTAAATATAATCATTTTTTCCAGATATAAAGTGGCTTTCCAAAGTAGTTTACGAGTTTTAGCTCCGAAATTGGTTCTTCACCGCTAAGGGGTTTTATTACAAGATCACAATTTATATTTTTGGAAAGATTAAGTAAATATGGCTGTAAATCCCTTGGGGGCCTTATTGAATATATTAATTTTATATTTTTATATATTTTAAGGTCAGGCTTAAAAATATCATCCATTTTAGAGTTTAAACCATGTTGAAAAGCTTCAATAACTGCTTTTTCATTTGAATCGATTGCAATTACGTTAAATCCTGACTTTTGCATTTTTTTTGAAATTTCAACATAAAATCCAATTCCAATTTCAGCAACAACTATTTTTGAGTTGTTTTTAAGGTGAGAATAGTTATTCAAGAGGTATTCAAAAATGTAGTCCATAATATCCCTAAATTTTAATGATTAATTTAATATTCTTAAAATCATTACATAACTTAAACTCTTTAGTTTTTTATAAGTTAAATACAATATTATTAAATGCTATCGATAAGGTCGGTATTCTAATTTCACTTTAACTTCCTGGAGGGGATTTTTTTGGCAGTTTTAATGGTAATTGCACCTGAAAAATTTAGGGATGAAGAACTTTTTGAGCCGCTACAGGTATTTCAAAGTAAAAATATTGGAACACAAGTTGTATCTTTAACAACGGGCCAACATACGGGGGTACTTGGTAAACGTATTACTACTACAAAAACTCTTGATGAAGTAAAGACAAGCGACTTTGATGCAATAGTTATTGTTGGTGGAAGCGGTTCAAGGAAGTATTTATGGAATAATAATAAACTAATTGACCTTTTAAAAGAATTTAATAACGAAGGTAAAATAACAGCTGCAATATGTATTTCTCCTGCAATTTTAGCACAAGCGGGCCTTTTAAAAAATAAAAAAGCTACTGTATTTCTAGATGATGAAGCAATATTGGAATTACAGAAAAATGGGGCAATTTATATTGATGAAAATGTAATTATTGATGGAAAAGTAGTTACCGGTAAAAATCCAGAGTCTGCAAGAGAGTTTGGAAATGCAATCTTAAAATTACTTGAAAAATAGTAATTATAGCATAAATAATAGGTATACTCCATATGATATAATATATAATAGGTATAACACTTAGAATAAAAAAATAATTTTTAAGATACTATTTTCTTTTTTTATTTTTTATTCATCATAAATTTAATACTTTTACGTGAAAAAAATGGACACTATGCCAAAATATCAAAAAATAGGGAATATTTTAATAGTTAAAAGAAACCTCAATGTTGAAGAAATCGACTATCTTTTAACTAAAACAAACTGTAAAACAATAGTAAAATACAGCACCCACATTACTGGAAGCTTGAGAATTCCTAAAATAAAGATAATCTATGGAAAAGAAACAGAAACAGTACATAAAGAACACGGATGCATGTTTAAAATAGATGTGTCAAAATTAATGTGGAGCATGGGCAATTTAAAAGAACGTGAACGAATAAGCACGATTTCAAGCGATACTGAAACTGTTGTCGATATGTTTTCAGGAATAGGATACTTTACAATTCCTCTTGCAAAATATTCAAATCCCAAACTACTTTATGCTCTTGAACTTAATCCTGATTCGTATAATTATCTACTAGAAAATATAAAACTGAACAATTTAAAAAATGTAATTCCCATTTTAGGAAATAATCAAAAATTCCCTTTAAAAAATGTTGCAGACCGCATTTTGATGGGTTATGTTTTAACAACCCATAAATTTTTAGATAAGGCATTTGAAATTTTAAAAAATGAAGGTGGATTTATTCACTATCACGAAACAGTTCCAGAAGGGATAATTGAAGTTAGGCCAATAGAGCGTTTAAAGTATCACGCAGAAAAAAATGGTTACGTATTAGCTGATTACAAAATAAATAAAATAAAAACTTATTCTCCAGGCATTTTTCATGTAGTTATTGATGCCCATTTTTTAGAATTAAAAAAAGAAAAGTAATTTAAAGAATATAAAAACACTTTTTATATATAAAGAGATAGAATTCCACGATATTTTACTACTAAAAGAATCACTGTAATTACCACTCCTAAAAATGCGTAGTATGTTAATATTTTATCTTTCAAATGCTTAGCACGTTGTTTTTTTGAACATATTTTATTTTGAAGATGTCCTATAATCTCTCTTTTTTCAAAAATGCTCCGTCTTTCGTCGTTTATTATATTTATTATTTCTTTATTTAGCTGATAAGTTTCGTCCCTTAATAGCAGGTATTCTATAATTGCCCCCATAAATACCCCCTAAATACTTAACGTATTATTTTAATTGAATATTACTACATGGGATATATCGTGTAAAATACCATTATTTAAACTAAATATCCCATATTATATTTTTTTAAAGCTAATATACATATTTTTTCATCTATTTAAAAAAAGGATTATTTTTTAGGTTTATTTTATAAATAGTTTCAAAATAAATAGTCTTAAAAAAATTAAAAACTACTTTAAAACTATTTTTTATATACTGTTACAGGGTCAAGGGTTCCGTCAATAATTATATCAAAATCGATTTTTTCAGCCCATCCAGAAGTTTTTAAAACGTTACAAATGCTTATACCAACTATTTTTTCAGGCACTATCTTTTTAATTAATAAGCGAGCATCTTCAGGCGTTGAATTACTATGTTTTGTTGCGATACCCCCCATTATTATTAGATAATCTGGATTATTCAATTTTTTAATGTTGGAAATTCCAAAAAATCGATATCCAATGTCAGTTAGTTCATATTCAACTGATTTGTTTATTTCCGTTTCAGGAATAAAATACTGATTTTTTACGAAATCTCTAACTGAATAGCCGAAAAGCTGAGCCATTGAAAAACAAACGCCTTTTGAACCCATATAAACTATTTTTTCAGGTTTTTTAAGCTGTAATTCTGATTTAAACGATTCTACAAAGTATGAAAGGCATTTTCCAGATTCTGATACTTTCATGATTCCACCTAAAAAAATTTAAATGAGTATGTAACGTAAAATACAAATTAACTTATCCAAATTAAATTATCTAAAATAACTATACAAAATAAAATATTTAAATATTAAAATAGAATATTAAAATAAAAATTTTTTATTTAGATTATTTCAATTTAAAAAAATTCAAAACCGTTATTTTTTCGTTTAAACTTTACAGTATGTTCTAATGTAATTTTTAATGAATTAACCCTCAAATTATCGATTAATAATTTTCCAATGCTCGGGTTAGATTTAATTCCACATATTGAAGTTGTGATTCTTGGATTAATTTCAAGTATCGAAATCTCTTCAAAATCTATCATGAAGTCTACCCCCACATATCCATTAAGTCCTGAAATCTGTTTTAGTGTTTTTTCACACTCTATAATGGCCTTTTCTTTAAGTGGGTGGCATATATTTATCTCTCCTCCACAGTATCTCTCCTCAATGTACTGCTTGTTCATGCAAACCGGATAGAATTTGGAATTATTTACTATAAAAATCATGGAATATGGCTCTCCATTTATAAACTCCTGAACTATGTAGTTTTCATCAAACGTTGAATGGGTGCTATCACAGCCCAATCTATGCTTTACAACATATTTTTTTGGAAAATATGTTTTTGGAGTATTTACTACATTTTTTATTGCTTCATAAGTTAAATATTTGTCCCCTGCAATTTTTACTCCTTCTAAATGACATCCAAGATTTAAAACTCCTTTTTCTTCTATAATTTTCGTCAAATTGTAAAGGTGCAACTCTTCTTCAGGGGCAATTACAAGGGCCATATCTGAATCATCAAGCGCATTTTTAAAATCTTCAAGGTAGTTTTTGGAGGTAATAACTTCTAAATTTTTAATATTTTTGTATTCAGGGTATTTATTTACTATTTTTTCACATAAAATAGTTTTTACAACATAATTTTCATTTAAAAATTGATTCAAAAGAGTATCAAACATTAATTTACCTTCAAAAAGTAATTCTTCAGAAACGATTCCTGTACCGACTGTAAATTCGAAAAAAAATATCTTTTTAGTGTTCAAAATTTCCCTCGAAAGCTTCTGTTTAAAAATTTAATTTATAAATTTCATTATTTCTTTTGAACCTTCTGTAGGTTCGATGTACCCACCATACACTTTTTCTACAACATTTTTTATTTTTTCAAATTTTATATTCTTATTTCCCCTACAAGACTGAATAAGTAGCGGACAATCAAGTGATTTTTCGAGGTAATTTAATGTATTTAAATTAACTGGAAATAATTCTAGGAAATTTAGGACATGAATTCCATTAATTAAACTGTATTTACTTTCAAAATGATTAAATATTACAGTATCGATCCCGTTATCCCTTGCAAAATGGACAATTTCAGGAATTAACGTATTACAGACGGTTTTACACGGGTCTTTTGAACTTAATAGTTTTATATCTTTGCCATTCATCAAAAAGGGCGATAAAATTTCATGTTTAATATTTTTTTCAGCAAGGGCTTTTTGTATTCTATTTTTGTTTTTATGGGGTAATATAACCGTTCCAAGATCAAAAGATAAGCATAGCGGGTTAAAATATTTTTTTATAATTTCAAGCATTGAAAGGTCGTATTCGCACTGTATTAATACAACTGCTTCTTTTTTAACATATTTATCTGTTAAATCAATTCCTTTATCATATAAAAATTTAATAGAGGAATTAAAATGTTCTAATTTTCTTTTATGATCAATATAATTTTCAACCCTTATTATTACGTTTTCTTCAAATTTCTCGTTTAGTTCTTCACGAAGCTTCCCAATTACCCAGCCCCCTGGACCAATTATTGCAGACTTATCAGTTCGAATTGGAGTATAAATTTTTATTATAAGGTCGTTTTCCCTTTTTTTAAATTCAAAGTCCACAATACTAAAATTTGTAGCTTTTAACCCGATTTCAGCACGTATCTTTTTAACCCGTTCATAGATTTCTGATAAAAATTCGTTTTTATTGTTAATGTACTGCATGCTTTTTGCCTTAAAAAGGTTAATATAAAAAATAGTCCGTAATTATAATTCTTCTAATTTTCGCTTTTTAAGTAGTTCTAATCCAAGATTACTCAGTTTAAACTTTTGAATTTTTCCACTAGCAGTCATTGGGTATTCATTTACGAAGAAAACATGTTTTGGAACTTTATATCTTGCAATTTTTAAAAGTGCAAAATCTCTTACGTCTTCTTCTTTAAGTTCGCATCCTTCTTTTACTATTACGAATGCACCAACAATTTCACCGTATTTTTCATCGGGAATTCCAACAACCTGTACGTCTTTAATTTCGGGCATAGTATATAAAAATTCTTCAATTTCCCTAGGGTAGATATTTTCCCCGCCACGTATTATCATTTCTTTTATTCTTCCAACTATTTTATAGTATCCATCACTGTCTTGAACTGCTAGATCGCCACTATGTAGCCACCCTTCTTTATCAATTACTTCAGAAGTTTTTTCAGGCATCTTATAGTATCCTTTCATTACATTATACCCTTTACAGCAGATTTCGCCTACTTGGTTTGGCAAACATGTTTTCCCTGTTTCAGGGTCTACTATCCTTACTTCACAATTCGGCATTGATTTTCCAACAGTTTGAACCCTTTTTTCAATTGGGTCATCAACACTAGTCATGGTAAATACTGGAGATGCTTCTGTAAGGCCATAAGCGATTGTTACATCCTTCATATTCATTTCAGAAATTACTTTTTTCATCGCTTCAACAGGACATGGGGATCCAGCCATAATTCCAGTTCTAAGGCTTGATAGGTCAAACATATCAAACATAGGATGTGAAAGTTCTGCAATAAACATTGTTGGAACCCCATAAACTGCAGTACATTTTTCTTTTTGAATTGCAGCAAGAGTTAATAGTGGGTCAAATAATTCAAGCATTACCAAAGTTCCCCCGTGAGTTAATATTGCAAGTACTCCCAAAACAATTCCAAAACAGTGAAATAATGGCACGGGTAGGCACAAACGGTCTTTTTCGGTGAATTTTTGTTTCTCACCTATATAAAATCCGTTATTTAGTATATTTTTATGGGTAAGCATGACTCCTTTTGGAAATCCGGTTGTTCCAGAAGTATACTGCATATTTATTACATCATTAGAATTTAATTCCGATTTAATTTTTAAAATTTTATCATCTGGCGTATGTTTTCCAAG
It encodes:
- a CDS encoding dihydroorotate dehydrogenase gives rise to the protein MLKTKLWNIEFKNPVFLAAGVMGETGSALKRMAKNGAGAVCTKSVGIEKKEGHKNPTMVEVEGGFLNAMGLPNPGVEEYILELERIKSEMKRMNVKIIGSIYGKNETEFQKVAENLIPHVDVLELNISCPHAGGGYGSSIGQDKCLSKNVVSAVKSVSDIPVIVKLTPNVTDIKEISNSVVNAGADGIVAINTLGPGMVIDIESKKPVLANKFGGMSGKAIKPIAVKNVYDICSTVEVPVIGVGGITTGYDAIEFMMAGASGVQVGTGVYYRGYDIFQKINQEIEEFLKNRDLNLKDIIGISRK
- a CDS encoding DNA-directed RNA polymerase, with amino-acid sequence MYKILTISDTVRVPPKMFGTPLNDNVKRVLMDKYEGILDKDVGYVLSIVDINQVSDGSIIYGDGAAYHETKFDVLTYVPELHEVVEGEIVDVVEFGAFIRLGPLDGLIHISQIMDDFVSFDPKREAIIGKETGKVLEKGDFVRARIVAVSLKEEKKRGSKIALTMRQQSLGKLEWLEEQVVKNKKEKN
- the spt4 gene encoding transcription elongation factor subunit Spt4, whose product is MKACLRCKYVTKDDTCPICGFDTSENVKGLLIVLDPNNSEVAKKARIDIKGKYVLSVK
- a CDS encoding GTP-dependent dephospho-CoA kinase family protein; this translates as MYILTDKVATELKKPFGKVYKELNSIEGKVISIGDVTTKHLLSNGIVPDLSILDFKTKRNVPVEIPHKFKTVFEVYNPPGYISDEAIERIKYLSTIDDRDMALIVKGEEDLLTLPVIKYFPEDTSVIYGQPDEGMVVLKITKELKQKIEKLLKDMEER
- a CDS encoding 30S ribosomal protein S24e — its product is MDIKIISDKNNPLLHRREVKFLATFDGATPSIKDVKVKLVAILNAKKEMLVIDTLDQEFGKLEAKGYAKIYEDEKIMNTVEKKSVLEKNKLEEAAEVAEE
- a CDS encoding 30S ribosomal protein S27ae; translated protein: MAAAKGKKGAKAPSTKKSDYYKVEGNSVTRTKKACPKCGAGVFMAEHLNRYACGKCGFLEYKKNEKTEEQE
- a CDS encoding NifB/NifX family molybdenum-iron cluster-binding protein; its protein translation is MKIAIPTIENKICSHFGKTPFFTIFEINENKEVINAKKIENSPCEGHDGGQKHTAGNGSTIETLLSENVDAVIFINMGQKSINALSNRIKLHHTDLKDVESALKQFLENRY
- a CDS encoding NifB/NifX family molybdenum-iron cluster-binding protein, which produces MKICVTSTGNSFESGFEQKFGRSPYFIIYDTETKEFETLDNLKRDSAHGAGIGASQAVLSKGINVVISGNIGPNVKIEV
- a CDS encoding site-2 protease family protein, with amino-acid sequence MQSFKIAKIMGIPIELHITFILLLIVVYYFWGIEGFILYVSLFTSVILHELGHSYVAKKYGVKIEKILLLPIGGMAMMDEISREGELKIALSGPLVSLVLGTVLLLLSSVKDYVLADYSLFQTVGALNILLGLFNLIPAFPMDGGRVFRALISKLSNLSYVKATKIASTIGQYFSLLLLLFGLINFNVILVLISIFIYFGASQEYRALVANTLFENVSAKDIMSKNIIYVNSNETVDDVLNLMLKHRFLGYPVVEDEKIVGTITINELNSAQKSDKIKDLMEPPVMVPPNAALNQLLRGMGKADRVYVVENDKTLGIISKTDIVRTLSVLGLKNNK
- a CDS encoding UPF0146 family protein; translation: MDYIFEYLLNNYSHLKNNSKIVVAEIGIGFYVEISKKMQKSGFNVIAIDSNEKAVIEAFQHGLNSKMDDIFKPDLKIYKNIKLIYSIRPPRDLQPYLLNLSKNINCDLVIKPLSGEEPISELKLVNYFGKPLYIWKK
- a CDS encoding DJ-1/PfpI/YhbO family deglycase/protease, whose amino-acid sequence is MAVLMVIAPEKFRDEELFEPLQVFQSKNIGTQVVSLTTGQHTGVLGKRITTTKTLDEVKTSDFDAIVIVGGSGSRKYLWNNNKLIDLLKEFNNEGKITAAICISPAILAQAGLLKNKKATVFLDDEAILELQKNGAIYIDENVIIDGKVVTGKNPESAREFGNAILKLLEK
- the taw2 gene encoding tRNA(Phe) (4-demethylwyosine(37)-C(7)) aminocarboxypropyltransferase Taw2, with the protein product MDTMPKYQKIGNILIVKRNLNVEEIDYLLTKTNCKTIVKYSTHITGSLRIPKIKIIYGKETETVHKEHGCMFKIDVSKLMWSMGNLKERERISTISSDTETVVDMFSGIGYFTIPLAKYSNPKLLYALELNPDSYNYLLENIKLNNLKNVIPILGNNQKFPLKNVADRILMGYVLTTHKFLDKAFEILKNEGGFIHYHETVPEGIIEVRPIERLKYHAEKNGYVLADYKINKIKTYSPGIFHVVIDAHFLELKKEK
- a CDS encoding DUF2124 family protein, which encodes MKVSESGKCLSYFVESFKSELQLKKPEKIVYMGSKGVCFSMAQLFGYSVRDFVKNQYFIPETEINKSVEYELTDIGYRFFGISNIKKLNNPDYLIIMGGIATKHSNSTPEDARLLIKKIVPEKIVGISICNVLKTSGWAEKIDFDIIIDGTLDPVTVYKK
- the mfnD gene encoding tyramine--L-glutamate ligase, whose product is MNTKKIFFFEFTVGTGIVSEELLFEGKLMFDTLLNQFLNENYVVKTILCEKIVNKYPEYKNIKNLEVITSKNYLEDFKNALDDSDMALVIAPEEELHLYNLTKIIEEKGVLNLGCHLEGVKIAGDKYLTYEAIKNVVNTPKTYFPKKYVVKHRLGCDSTHSTFDENYIVQEFINGEPYSMIFIVNNSKFYPVCMNKQYIEERYCGGEINICHPLKEKAIIECEKTLKQISGLNGYVGVDFMIDFEEISILEINPRITTSICGIKSNPSIGKLLIDNLRVNSLKITLEHTVKFKRKNNGFEFF